One Deltaproteobacteria bacterium genomic window, GTCTCCTTTTATGCAACGGTGAACGCCTTCGACTTGAGCGCCCTCGATCCCACGGTCGATACGGTCGCCTTCTCGCGGAATTGGGATTGTACCGGCTCTTTTACCTCCATCGACTTCGCGTCGCTCACGGATACCCAGTTGACCGCTCTTCAGGAGGGAATAGAGGAGTGCAATGCCATACAGGAAGAGGCCTTCAACCGGGATGGGATGGGAGGCTACAATTGCCATCAGCAGGAGGAGATGAACGGCATCAACGATCTGTCCGGGGAGGGCCCCCCGGACTTGGGGAATTATGGCGGGGTTCTCGGGCTGATCCTGCCGATCCAGGGGAGCTGTTTGCCCGACATCGGTCTCCCCGATCTACTCTTTATCGATGCCGTGAATGTGGCGGCAAATACATATTGTCTTCCCGTGGAGGCGAGCTGTGATCCCTTCGACGTGGAAGTGGGTCCCCCCCCCAATGCCCCCGGTCTGGATGTTACCCTTTTGGGGGATACGGCGATCACGAATTTGTCGTATACGCAACCGGACCCCAACGCGCCGGCCGAGTCGGTGTTGGTAACCTTCGCAGGTTCGGAGCTGGCCCTATTGGGAGGGTCTTGCACCCAACGGTATTCGATCGTGCAGCCGACCTTCGAGGCCCCACTGGATCCATTCGAAGGGGACGGTGGGGGAGAAGAACCTCCGCAGGCCTGCATTGACCTCTTCGGAGACGATGTGACCAGGGAGGAATGCGAGGGGTTCTGCATGTCGCCGGATGGGCGCGATGCCTGCTGACCGCCGATTTAACGGTTTTTTTGTTCTGATTTGACGATCTCATCCAAAAGCGGGCCGGCCTTCTCTGGCTGGCCCGCTTCCGTATAGGCGGCGGCAAGCTTTCTCTTGAGTTCGAGATTATCGGGATACCGGGCGAGCATTCTCTCGTAGACCGCCGCGAGGGCCATGGCCCTCTTTTTCTTCAGTCCCTCCTCCCCGCGTTTTTGGATAAATTCCTGCGGGTTCGCGGCGCGGACGGGTTCGGGGGCCTGAAGGGGTCGCAGAGTCAAAAAATAGGCGGAGACGGCCAGAATGATCGCCGCCGCCAACAGACCGACCAGCAGATATTTTCGATGCATTATCAATAGGATATGCCATTAATGTCAAGGAAATGTCAAGATTAACGCAGAGGGCTAAAAAATTCTCGACATGCCAGTAATCATCAGATAGAATTTCGCTTACTGCAAAGAATTGG contains:
- a CDS encoding tetratricopeptide repeat protein encodes the protein MHRKYLLVGLLAAAIILAVSAYFLTLRPLQAPEPVRAANPQEFIQKRGEEGLKKKRAMALAAVYERMLARYPDNLELKRKLAAAYTEAGQPEKAGPLLDEIVKSEQKNR